The following proteins are encoded in a genomic region of Paenibacillus sp. FSL H3-0469:
- a CDS encoding genetic competence negative regulator, with the protein MRIERLSQDKIRIFLTFDDLSERGIQKEDMWQEVPKVHDLFTEMMDQAYSELGFDATGPLAVEVFALPAQGMVVIVTRGKYDHHQYGGAGEDELPEEIYEMEVTLEQSDSIVYAFRDFEVLVEAAHVLIGNITSQGQLYSYNDKWYLYFDPKEFEEAALSGLVGVLAEFGDSSPVTQAVLAEYGKTVMAENAIQTLCNHFKRQE; encoded by the coding sequence ATGAGAATAGAGCGATTAAGTCAAGATAAGATACGGATTTTCCTCACTTTTGACGACCTGAGCGAGCGGGGCATCCAGAAGGAAGATATGTGGCAGGAGGTTCCCAAGGTGCACGACCTTTTTACGGAAATGATGGATCAGGCATACAGCGAGCTTGGTTTTGACGCTACGGGTCCGCTTGCCGTGGAAGTGTTCGCATTGCCCGCGCAAGGCATGGTCGTTATTGTGACCCGGGGGAAATATGATCACCATCAGTACGGTGGGGCCGGGGAAGATGAATTGCCTGAAGAGATTTACGAAATGGAAGTTACTCTTGAACAAAGCGACTCCATTGTATATGCGTTCCGCGACTTCGAGGTTCTGGTGGAAGCGGCTCATGTGCTAATCGGCAATATTACTTCTCAAGGACAACTGTATTCTTATAATGATAAATGGTACCTCTACTTCGATCCGAAGGAGTTTGAAGAGGCTGCACTGTCAGGGCTGGTAGGTGTGCTCGCTGAATTCGGAGATTCCTCTCCGGTCACTCAGGCTGTTCTGGCTGAATACGGCAAGACTGTTATGGCGGAGAACGCGATTCAGACGCTGTGCAATCATTTTAAACGCCAGGAATAA
- the prsW gene encoding glutamic-type intramembrane protease PrsW: protein MLLLSVISSAVAPGLALLTFFYLKDKYDQEPLHMVLKVFLLGLLIVLPVMIIQRGLVLGLGGGPYVDSFLISAGVEEALKWFVLYHMIYNHTEFDEPYDGILYAVAISLGFATIENVMYAWYSNASFGTMILRALLPVSGHAMFGVIMGYHMGRAKFSGGVKTRKILLISLLLPWLWHGIYDFLIATTANYWIWFIVPLMAVLWYRGMGKVARANSRSPFRFLKREEEVNL, encoded by the coding sequence GTGCTTTTGTTATCGGTCATTTCGTCAGCAGTTGCACCGGGACTTGCGCTGCTGACTTTTTTCTATCTGAAAGACAAGTATGATCAGGAACCGCTCCATATGGTGCTTAAGGTGTTCCTGCTTGGCCTGTTGATCGTGCTGCCGGTGATGATTATCCAGAGGGGGCTTGTGCTGGGGCTGGGCGGTGGTCCTTATGTGGATTCCTTTCTGATCTCAGCCGGGGTGGAAGAGGCCCTGAAGTGGTTTGTGCTGTACCATATGATTTACAATCATACCGAATTTGACGAGCCCTATGATGGAATACTATATGCCGTAGCGATTTCGCTCGGCTTCGCAACAATAGAGAATGTAATGTATGCGTGGTACAGCAATGCTTCATTCGGCACCATGATTCTAAGGGCGCTGCTTCCAGTCTCCGGACATGCCATGTTCGGCGTAATTATGGGCTACCATATGGGCAGAGCCAAGTTCTCCGGCGGGGTTAAGACCCGGAAGATTCTGCTGATTTCACTGCTCCTGCCCTGGCTGTGGCATGGGATCTATGATTTTCTGATCGCCACGACAGCTAACTACTGGATCTGGTTTATCGTGCCCCTGATGGCGGTTTTATGGTATAGAGGCATGGGGAAGGTAGCGCGGGCCAACAGCCGTTCTCCGTTTCGCTTTTTGAAGCGCGAGGAAGAGGTTAACCTATAA
- a CDS encoding metallophosphoesterase family protein, translating into MGLLMVAAAFKKRLNHQDIVLERLPAVFDGYRILLITDIHRRRLPEAMLSPMRGKVDAVFLGGDMTEKGASIERLLENMTLAASIAPVYAVHGNHDYRANITLVDNIIRGSGARLLVDENCVIERDGEQFILTGVDFPRQGGKKAYGPLPAVAEADADAFRIILVHDPLWLSRQQEVPADLILAGHTHGGQVVLPLIGHRHTDEFYRQYNAGMYEIPRSYNTALPPLKMLISRGFGTAHLPLRWRSPAEMHVLTLRCGGRHSGSQGVIR; encoded by the coding sequence ATGGGCCTCCTGATGGTTGCTGCTGCCTTCAAGAAACGGTTGAATCATCAGGATATTGTACTGGAACGGCTTCCTGCCGTGTTCGACGGCTACCGGATACTGCTCATTACGGATATTCACCGCCGCCGTCTGCCGGAGGCAATGCTGAGCCCGATGCGGGGGAAGGTGGACGCAGTTTTCCTGGGCGGTGATATGACGGAGAAGGGCGCATCCATAGAACGTCTGCTGGAGAATATGACACTGGCCGCCTCCATTGCGCCTGTGTATGCCGTTCACGGCAATCATGATTATCGGGCGAACATTACACTGGTGGATAACATCATCCGGGGAAGCGGAGCCAGGCTGCTGGTGGATGAGAACTGCGTCATTGAGCGGGACGGTGAGCAGTTTATTCTTACTGGGGTGGACTTCCCGAGGCAAGGCGGCAAAAAGGCCTACGGGCCTCTGCCCGCCGTAGCTGAAGCGGATGCGGATGCCTTCCGGATCATCCTCGTGCATGATCCGCTCTGGCTGTCCCGGCAGCAGGAGGTTCCGGCTGACCTGATTCTGGCCGGGCATACCCATGGAGGCCAGGTTGTGCTGCCCTTGATCGGGCACCGGCATACCGATGAGTTCTACCGCCAGTATAATGCGGGGATGTATGAGATCCCCCGGAGCTATAATACGGCTCTCCCGCCGCTGAAGATGCTGATCAGCCGGGGATTCGGTACCGCGCACCTGCCGCTGCGCTGGCGCAGTCCGGCTGAGATGCATGTGCTGACCCTGCGCTGCGGAGGGCGGCATTCAGGATCTCAGGGAGTAATCAGATAG
- a CDS encoding type II CAAX endopeptidase family protein: MKKFKLGDIKIKKADPQQLTDKLLLINLYITQGLTLFIGLIWILLQKRNPIHILNFPDSVHFVYWGLGLAVIMLAVDFLLTHIVPEDSMDDGGINELLFGKRPLWHIVVISAVVAVCEELLFRGAIQHSLGPYWTSILFAVIHVRYLRHWIPTGWVFLSSYGLGLIYIHSGSLWAPILCHFLIDLFSGMVIRYRRVS, translated from the coding sequence ATGAAAAAATTCAAATTGGGTGACATCAAAATTAAAAAGGCCGATCCACAGCAGTTAACAGACAAGCTGTTACTCATTAATCTGTACATTACTCAGGGCCTTACCTTATTTATCGGTTTGATATGGATATTATTACAGAAAAGAAATCCTATTCACATATTAAATTTTCCGGATAGTGTACATTTCGTGTACTGGGGACTTGGCCTGGCAGTTATTATGCTCGCTGTGGATTTCCTGCTAACCCATATTGTTCCTGAAGACAGCATGGATGACGGGGGAATCAACGAGCTGTTATTCGGCAAACGGCCGCTGTGGCATATTGTGGTCATTTCTGCGGTGGTTGCGGTGTGTGAGGAGCTGCTCTTCCGCGGAGCGATCCAGCATTCCCTTGGGCCGTACTGGACAAGTATACTGTTTGCCGTTATTCATGTCCGTTATCTGCGGCACTGGATTCCAACGGGCTGGGTCTTCCTCAGCAGCTATGGTCTTGGGCTTATTTACATCCATTCGGGCAGTCTGTGGGCACCTATATTGTGCCATTTCCTTATAGATTTGTTCTCCGGTATGGTTATTCGTTACAGGAGGGTATCATGA
- a CDS encoding polysaccharide deacetylase family protein produces the protein MKKVGKATITLLLAACLLSACSNSGNKGSQAAEKTPQPAAATAAAETAASPAPEVTASAAPEATASPEATPAAASDAQVPLLYHMNKNYDIVPNDPATNKKVVLLTFDDGPKEAELINPLMDTLDKHKAKAIFFVNGYRVKEHPELLELIHKRGGVLGNHSWDHIVLKDKPEAEVKKQIEDVQKIVKEITGETPHFFRPPHGAGGDVGKKIAAANGMLYMTWSNGSLDWEMKAKDADKTGKLVSNVTGQLHSGSNILMHELPWTVEALDTLLTTLEGKGYSFVDPRSIELKMR, from the coding sequence ATGAAAAAAGTGGGTAAAGCAACAATAACGCTGCTCCTGGCGGCTTGTCTGCTGTCAGCTTGCAGCAACAGCGGAAATAAAGGCAGTCAGGCAGCGGAAAAGACGCCGCAGCCTGCGGCAGCAACAGCCGCCGCGGAGACAGCCGCATCTCCTGCACCTGAGGTAACAGCCTCAGCTGCACCTGAGGCCACTGCATCACCGGAGGCCACGCCTGCGGCAGCCAGCGATGCGCAGGTGCCGCTGCTGTATCATATGAACAAGAATTATGACATTGTCCCGAATGATCCGGCAACGAACAAGAAGGTAGTCCTGCTGACCTTCGACGACGGGCCGAAGGAAGCGGAATTAATCAATCCGCTGATGGATACGCTGGACAAGCACAAGGCCAAGGCGATCTTCTTCGTCAACGGCTACCGGGTGAAGGAGCATCCCGAGCTGCTGGAGCTGATCCACAAACGGGGCGGCGTACTCGGCAATCATAGCTGGGATCACATTGTGCTGAAGGACAAGCCGGAAGCCGAAGTGAAGAAGCAGATTGAAGATGTTCAGAAGATCGTTAAGGAAATTACCGGTGAGACCCCTCACTTCTTCCGTCCGCCGCACGGTGCCGGAGGTGACGTAGGCAAAAAAATCGCTGCTGCAAACGGCATGCTCTATATGACCTGGTCCAATGGCTCCCTGGACTGGGAGATGAAAGCCAAGGATGCGGATAAGACCGGCAAGCTGGTCAGCAATGTTACCGGTCAGCTGCATTCCGGCAGCAATATCCTGATGCATGAGCTGCCTTGGACGGTAGAGGCGCTTGACACTCTGTTGACTACGCTGGAGGGCAAGGGCTACAGCTTTGTAGACCCGCGCAGCATTGAGCTGAAGATGCGCTAA